The Bacteroidota bacterium genome includes a region encoding these proteins:
- the liaF gene encoding cell wall-active antibiotics response protein LiaF, producing MRNLYWGFILIIIGILILLDNLGVADFGDVMSNFWPLILVFWGLAILLRKRSISQVPGPAGYPQSAAQQPGSQPGGFVGGETQQTEPGDTGSEQQGSYQPPSSAGGPNQSASELLHQSSAFGDISVNVTSTHFRGGSISTVFGGSNLDLSAAGIAEGEHELRIHGVFGESRLVLPRDAAVAISASSVFGDLMILGQRKGGISTEIQHVTPNYATATNRLKVTITRVFGSIRVE from the coding sequence ATGCGAAATCTCTATTGGGGATTCATCCTCATCATCATCGGCATCCTTATTCTCCTTGACAATCTTGGGGTGGCGGATTTCGGGGACGTGATGAGCAACTTTTGGCCGCTTATCCTGGTGTTCTGGGGGCTGGCCATCCTCCTCCGGAAGAGGTCGATCTCGCAGGTCCCGGGACCGGCAGGATACCCGCAGAGCGCCGCTCAGCAACCGGGGTCGCAGCCGGGTGGCTTCGTTGGCGGGGAGACCCAACAGACCGAACCGGGCGACACGGGGTCCGAACAGCAGGGATCGTACCAACCCCCCTCGTCAGCAGGCGGACCGAACCAATCTGCGAGCGAGCTTCTCCACCAGTCGAGCGCGTTTGGCGACATTTCTGTCAACGTGACATCTACCCATTTCCGGGGAGGATCAATCTCGACGGTCTTCGGGGGGTCGAATCTCGACCTTTCCGCCGCAGGGATTGCAGAAGGTGAGCACGAGCTCCGGATCCATGGCGTGTTCGGAGAATCGAGGCTGGTCCTCCCGAGGGATGCCGCTGTCGCCATCTCGGCAAGCTCGGTCTTCGGCGACCTCATGATCCTGGGGCAGCGCAAGGGTGGTATCTCCACGGAGATCCAGCACGTGACGCCGAACTACGCGACCGCAACCAACCGTCTCAAAGTTACGATCACACGCGTGTTCGGCAGCATCAGGGTGGAATAA